In Sus scrofa isolate TJ Tabasco breed Duroc chromosome 12, Sscrofa11.1, whole genome shotgun sequence, the DNA window CTGTTTGCAGGCGTCTGCTCTGCACACATGATCGGGTCCTCTGGTGTTTGCAGTTCCTAAATTCCTCCGACGCCCTGTGGCTTCGCCGAAGGAAAAGCCCGGCGGGTCCGGCTGCCCCGTGGTGTAAGGTCAGATGGAAAAGCCTTTTGTGATTAACTCGGCCACCATGTGTCCCTTGGTATTTGGAACTTCAGTGGGAGTTTTTATTAGTTGTCCGCATTTCGAATGCCGACTCACCTAAGCTTCGTCAAATGGGGAAAGCAGATAAGTGTTTTGGACGCCAAGTCGGATCCCAGTTCTACCACTGGCTGTGACCTTGAATGGGTTCATTTAATACGGTTCTCGGTCTTTCTAAACACACCGTCTCCTCCGCTTTGTTCTCTGCCACAGTTTCCTTACGCGGCTCCTCCTCCCCAAGAACCGGTGAAGACGCTGAGAAGCCTGATCAACATCCGGAAGGACACCCTGAGACTCGTCAAGTAAGTTCGAGCTCGAGGCCGGGTTCCAGGGGCAGCTGACGCCCCAGGAGACGCACAGAGCAGTTTCTGCCAGACCCAGAGCCCGTCCTGCAGGCCTCCAGGGGGTGGGCTGCCTGGATTCGCTGTCTCTGCCCTTGAACTTGCTGTGAAGGTCGGTGTTGGTGAAGAACCATGGCTTCCCAGGAGGCCGTCGTCAGTACCCGTACCTGATGAACGTTCCAAGAAAAGAATTGCTGGGGGAGAGGGTGAATTTTGCAGATACCTGGACAAGCCTCTGTGCAAATGggctatttgggagttcctgctgtggcacagagggttgaggatatggccttgtccctgcagtggctcaagttgccatggaggtgcaggttcgatccccagcccagcacagtgggttaaggatctggcgttgtcacagctgtggagcaggttgcagctgcggctcagattcgatctttggcccaggaacgtccacatgctccAAGTGCTGCCAAGAGAAAGGGGGGCCGGGGAGAGATACTTGAACTTGGCACAGGAGATCCTTATTTTATTGCTCATGCTTACCTCTCCACGTGTTCTTgctctctgagcctcctctggTGCCCTGGGCTGTGGTTTCATCACCGTCATCCATAGGAGTGTTCATGCACAGCTGCCTCCGTTGTGCTGTCCCTGAGCCAGCGGGACTTTTAAGCCAAGGCTGCCAACCAGATAGCACGTCCGTCTGCTAATTTTTACCGGCTCCCTGGGGACAGATTAGGTTAGGGCAACCCGGAGGGCCCGCATTTCCCCGAATGGACAAGGAAGGTGACTCAGAGACTGTTATGTGCTTGTCGAGATCAGGAGGTTTATTTCTCTCTGATCatctaaaaaaagataactacctcggagttctctggtggttcagtgAGCAGAGGGCAcagcgttgccactgctgtgccAAGGTttcaatccgtggcccaggaatttctgcatgcctcaggagTGGCGTGTATATGTAATCCAttggtatatgtgtgtatatataattcatAGTCCACAGTTCgttcatttaaagtgtacagttttggggtttttttagggccacacctacagtatatggaggttcccaggctaggggtcacattggagccacagctgctggcctacaccacagccacggcattgcgggatctgagccacatctgccgaGAGACGGGgacggggagagagagaaagaagaaggaagggaggaaggaaaggagaaagaaagaaaggtttctCTCTCCAATGAAGCCCTTTTCAAGAAGTTACTGAGAGTTGTGCTCCAGTAGAACGAGAGTGTAACCCAAGAGCGAAGAAGCCAGGAGGTGTGGGAGAGAGACGCTGTTCTgcgggcaggaggcagaggggactCACAGCGAGACTCCAGGACGGCGGCAGCGAGCAGGAATGCAGGGCTCCGGGTCCACATGGAGCAGGTCAGGGGGCTCCAGGAGGGACCTGCTCCAAAGGACAAAGtgcatgagttccctggtggctcagcaggttaaggatctagcattgtcgcccctgtggtgtgggttccacccACTTTAAACAATCAACAGTGAGGGCATTCCCAtaatggcgcagtggtaacgaacttgacgagcatccatgaggacgcaggttcgatccctagccctgctcagtgggttaaaggcccCGGCATTGCCCTAAGCcaaggtataggttgcagatacggctcggatctggtgttgctgtggctgtggtataggcctcagctgcagctccaattcagcccctagcctgggaacgtccatatataGCAGgggtggccgttaaaaaaaacccttttgttaaaataaaatgttaacttgCTGCCCCGAAATGCTGCGTCTTTGTGGTTTTCCAGGTGTGCTGAGGAAGTGAAGGCCCCGGGCGACGAGGCCGGCAGAGCCAGAGTCCACTACAATGTGGAGTTCACCTTTGACACCGACGCTCGGGTGGCCATCACCATCTATTATCAGGCCACCGAAGAATTCCAGAGCGGCATTGCCAGGTAAGACCGAGGGGCCAGGCGAGCCGTTTCCTTCCCAGGTAGGCCGGGACCCCGGCCAGGCGCACTCACCTGCGGGGCAGCACACTCTTTTCTGTAGCCAGGTGAGATCTGGTTCCTGACCTGCGGTGGTCTTCTATGCAGCCGCACTGTGCCACCTTTGCCCTTCAAACTATGCCATCCTGGCAGAGGGACAGACCGCAGCATCGCCCCGCAGGTCATGGAGAAGCTGTTAAAGATCTGTTACGCTTCCTTTCTGTGTGTGGGTGTAAGAAATAAGTtactggttttttggtttttgtcttttcagggccgcacccgcgccgtgtggaggttcccaggctaggggtctgatcggagctgcagccatcagcttacaccacagccacagcaacgccagatccgagccgtgcctgccacctacaccacagctcacggcaacgctagatccttaacccactgagagtccagggctcgaacccgtgccttcatggatgctagtcagattcgtttccactgaatcacaatgggagctctgattttttatttatttatttatttttatttatttttttatttttttgtctttttttagggccacacctgcggcatgtggaggttcccaggctaggggtcaaatcggagctacagctgccagcctacaccacagccactgctataccggatctgaaccacatctgcaacctacaccacagctcttagaaacaccagatccttaacccactgagcaaggccagggatggaacccaagtcctcatggatactagtcaggctcattaaccactgagccacaatgggagctccaatcACTAAGTTTTAATACATTACCAAGCAAGGGCAAAGGAAAGGGATTATAAAGGagatccttttttcccccttttctcctcccctccccacctccgcctgcctgtgcccctcccccacacctcacccctctcccctcccgcccacccccacttcctttctttccctttcctaaaACCCGCTGGCAGTTGAGAACAGGCATGGGACGGAGGAAGCTGTCAGGTCATCTGGCCCCATAGTAACTTGCGCTCTGCTCCCCACTTTGACCCACAGCTACATCCCCAAAGACAGCAGCCTGCAGTCGGAGACGGTGCACTACAAGCGTGGGGTGTGCCAGCAGTTCTGCCTGCCCTCCCACACTGTGGACCCCTCCGAGTGGGCCGAGGAGGAGGTGAGCTGCCGGCCAGGGGACAGAGCGCAGGGCAGGGTCCGCACACAGACCCACGGGGCGCGGGAGCCGCTTAGGACCCGGCCGGCGGCAGAGCGCCAGGCTGGGTGTCGTGGTCTGTGCGGCCCTTCTGCCTGGCAAGGTCTTCACGCCCTGGAAAGGTTCTCCTCTCCcacagtagccactggcctaggacATTCTGGGAAGGCCGGGCTCCAAGGAAGCAGCTGCAGGCAGAAGCCTCTCCACCCATGAGACGCTCACGGGGAGACCGGCGGCCTTAGGCAGTTGCCGAGTGGGGAGCGGAGATGAGGGTCAGGCCTCCCGACCAGCCGCCCCCGGTGGGTTCCCCTGCCTCTAAACGGCTaagtccctttttcttttccttccagctCGGCTTCGACCTGGACAGAGAGGTTTACCCGTTGGTGGTCCATGCCGTGGTGGACGAAGGAGACGGTACGGGCGCCTCCTGTCTGCTGCGGCTTCTGCAGCACGCGGGCCTGGCAGCGGCTGCGGCCTGACACCCACAGGCTCCTCCGCGGGTGTCGGCCCGGGGTTTCCTGCTCCTGAGCTCCTCGGGCAACGAGCCTCCTGTAGGGCGACAGCCGGGGGGCCCGTTCTGCAGGACGGCGGGGAGTCGGGGCGGCGGCGGAACAGAGCCGTGTTGTtggccttcttcttcttcatccctgtgccttcctttctttcagagTATTTTGGCCACTGCCACGTCCTGCTGGGCACTTTTGAAAAGGTCAGTGGGTACCATGTGGGCCTCGCTTTGGTACGTGTGGCACTCTCTTTCCCGGGAGGAGGCATGGAGTTTGTTTGCTGGCTGCCTGGGTGCGGCCGGGCGGGGCATTAGGGCAGCAGCACCAACTTCGGCACAACCTTCGATTCCTTAAGCCTGGTTTCCTCTCTTTTAAAGCCGAAGGGCTGGACTCTGTGCTTGGAAGACCTTCCAGTGTTAGGCGTCCACGCCGGCCGGGGAGCGGGGGGTGTCCCAGAACGTGTATAATTGAGCAAAGTAGCAAAAGAACAGCCGGGGGGCCCCTTGTCCTCCTCCCTTGTCGTAACTGTCGTGTTTTCACCCCAGCACACGGACGGGACTTTCTGCGTCAAGCCCCTCAAGCAGAAACAAGTTGTAAGTGTCGAGGCCGGGCTCTTGCCCCTTCCCGCCCCCTTCTTCACTCTTTCACTAAaccctcttctttcccttccactttttttttttttttccccctttttaaatcaaagaagaaaagcaaaaaggagtGCTTTTCTGTGTTTGAAACTGCTTGGGTGGCCTGAAAAGGATACTGAGTTTTGGTGTCCGGGTTCCAGCGTTGGGGCCGAGGCCACCGTTATCTGAGCAGAGGACTCAGAAAAGCAAAGGACAAGATTTGTCTCCTGGCGGGGGTTTAGGGAGAActcttttgatttaaaatgcCAGGGGGAGCGGCATTTCCAACGAAAGGCTGAGAGCACCGGGGTCCAGCTCAGGGCCAGCCAGAGCTCTTGGCTGAACTTGTCTCAACGTTCCTTTCCCGGGATTCAGAGTTTGCTGGCCATCGGCCCCCTTCCAGAATGACCTGCAAGTTATGCATGTCTGCTGGaagttgtcatttttttgtttgtttgggttttgtttttgttttttgtttttttgtcttttccagggccacacccaaggcatatggaggttcccaggctaggggtctaatcacagctgttgctgccgacctacgctTCGCTGGAAGTTttaacaccccccacccccatccccagccgGCCATGTGCCATCACCTCCCTTTCACCCTTGCAGAGGTGGGGGAAGACAAAGAGGCGTGGAGGGGAGAGTGGAGTCAGTGACACTGCCAGGGGAGGGTGAGCCATCACACAGAGGGTGTGAAGCCATCGGGTGAGGACAGGGTGGGCTTGGTTGAGATGCCAAGAAagcacccccttccccccagcacATCCATGACAGATACCCGAAACTGTGCATTATTCATCCTTTGGGGTATCAAGTGCACTCTGCCCTTAATGACGTCGATAGTAGTCTGTAATACTTTAGTATGAATTTGTTGATAGTGTCCTTTCCAATATAATCGCTCTGTTAAAgcaaggtgtttttgttttttgttttttctttttgtagccacacctgcagcatatggaaatttctgggctaaaggttgaatcagagctgcagctggagaccTATACCCcaatcacagcaacatggcatccaagctacatctgtgacctgtgctgcagcttgcggccatgccagatccttaacccactgaccgaggccgggggtcagacctgcatcttcactgaggctagtcaggttcttagcctttTGAGGTACAATAGTTATTCCCTAAAGCAAGTTTTAAGAGAGGCCAAGACGAAAACAGATTCTGAGCCCGGGGAGCTGCCTGGAAAGGCCAGGCCTCCTTGATTTGCTTCAGGGGGAGGCCTCTTCCCCAGGGGCCCGGATAGGATGAAAGGCCAGGGTAGCTCCATGAGAACGGCTTAGCTCTTTTCTCGTTGCCGGACTGGCGTTAGCAACAGACTTTGTCAGACTGGAGAGTGGGATATGTAAAACCCGAGACAGGCTGGGTCTTAGGGGAGAGTCTCACTGGGGACAGAggccaggcagagagaggagtgGGCTGGCCTAAATAGGGGATGGGCCAGCCTTGGCGCTGACATGGCTAGGCTGCTGGGACTGGGACGAGGCATTGAAGTTGAGGTTTTAACAAgcggggctggagttcccatcatggagcaacagaaacgaatccgaccaggagccatgaggttcaggttccatccctggcctcgctcagtgggttaaggatccggcattgccatgagctgtggggtaggtcacagaagtggcgcagatcctgcgttgctgtggctgtggtgtaggccagcagctgtagctccaattcgacccctagcctgggaatctccatgtgctgcgggttcagcccaaaaaaaaaaaaaaaacaagcagggcCAACAGGGGTGACTTCGCCCTGTGGGTCAGGGTGCTCCgatggggagtgggggggcacagtctctctctctttgcttctgccttttccCTTCCCGCCTTTTCCTCGcccatatttcttctctttctttcccgtTTCCGTTCCTTCCCTTTGGCACTGTCTAAGCTTAGCTGTTATTGCACAGTCCGTGCTTCTGTTTCAATGCCTGGCAGCCCACGCTTTTCCTAGGCTCTGCCGTTCTTCCCTGTCCGTCACAGGGACCCGCAGTACACGTACTGCTCTCATTTGGGTGAGCGGTCCCGCTCCCGGTTGGGTATCAGGGTGGGTGCCTTACCCATGCGAGTTTCTTTCCTCTCCCAGAGAGGAGACACGAGTCAGTAAAAGCATCCAGGCCTTTGATCTTTGTCACTGTGAAGCAGTGTCCTTGGTTACCAAGGGGGGCGGGCGGCGGGGCAGCGAGCGCCCACTGTCATCTCGAGGCGGAGTCAGGCTGCCCTTGAACTTTCCCCTTGCTCTTCAGGTGGACGGGGTCAGCTACCTCCTTCAGGAGATCTACGGGATTGAAAACAAGTACAACACGCAGGAGTCGAAGGCAAGTTCCCTCCCCAGTGCTGCGGGTCCTCCCGGGAGGCTCAGGGAGTCCTTCCCCGACACGGCGGGATCTAGGAATCAGTGGAATCCGTCTGACCCTAGTGGgtatttcctcttcctcctctcagaCGGTTAGCCGCCTGTATGACCTTGGACATGAGAAAGTAGGCTGGTTTGGATCAGGTCTCCCGTCCCTCAGTgcatcctccccccacctccccagccttcTGGGCCTCTTCCGTGCCAGGCGTCAGCAGGACCAGATCTGCGCCTGCAAGGATGCCTTGAGACAAGCACTTGTCAGAAGCAGTGAGACCCAGCCTGTGAACACGCTTGGCAGACTCCCCGCTTGCGTGAAGCCGCGCGATGCTGTTTGTATTCCGAGTCTCAGCTCTGCAGGCTGGCTCACAGAGAAGGCGTGGGACGAGAGGGTCTTTGGGTCCCCGGCTGAATCCCCGTCTGTCTCCCAGCAGGTGGCTGAGGATGAAGTGAGCGACAACAGCGCCGAGTGCGTGGTGTGCCTCTCCGACGTGCGGGACACCCTGATCCTGCCCTGCCGCCACCTCTGCCTGTGTAACACCTGCGCAGACACCCTGCGCTACCAGGCCAACAACTGCCCCATCTGCCGACTGCGTAAGCCCCGAGCCGCGCGGCGGGTGGCTGCCGGGTCCCCAAGGGACGGGCTCGGGGAGGTGGGCGCGTGGCTCCGCGCGGCTCTGGTCCACCCTCCCTCCTGCATCGCGCTGTCCTGATGGCCCGTTTCTTCCTCGCAGCCTTCCGGGCACTGctgcagatccgagccatgagGAAGAAGCTGGGCCCCCTGTCCCCAACCAGCTTTAACCCCATCATCTCCTCCCAGACATCTGACTCGGAAGAGCACTCAGTAAGGCGGGCTTTCTCCACCTGGGGTCCTCCCGTGGGGGCCTCGGCGGCGCGGTTAAGCCTCGGCGCCCAAGAGCTGGCCGCGGTCGCGTCGTGTTAGAGGCACCCGATGGTTCAGTGGAAACTTGGGTGCTGATGGTTAGAACCTCCGCTTCCCGCCTTGGGCCTCTGTATCCAGTTAATAGCTACCGTTTCTAGAGCCTCTGCTTGCACTTTcgctgtgtgtgtgcacgcgtgcccACTGCGGGGTGGGGGCCAGCTCTGGAACTCCCCCAAAGAGAAACAAGGGGGTGCCCGTTTGGGATGTAGACACAACTTACAGTTCGTATCTGGACCATCAAAGAGGGTCCCTGTTCTCCCTTATCCCATTTCACGGCTTCAGGAACTAGAAACCAAGCAGATGAAACAACGCACCTCGGCCTCCTGGTGTTAAGAGTGAGGGCGCCGAGGttccctgtggcgcagtgggttaaggttcggtgttgctgctgctgttgtgcAGGTCACCGCTGCCACTTTGGTTCGAATTCTGGCCGAGGAACTTTCCCAGGCCgtgcatgcagccaaaaaaaaaaaaaaaaaaaaaaaaagagtaaagccTCCGAGTAGGTTTTGCCTTCTGGTTAACACAGTAGTGGAGGAGATTAACGACTAGTtattcagtaaatggtgttgggatGTTTAGGTTGCTGTTTAGGGAGGAAATCAGTTCGTTTAGCCGTTCACTCTTACCAGAGGGCAAATTCCAGGTGGAGTAACTAGTTAACTGTACTAAAAACACAGCAAACCAAAACATTAAAACCTAGAATAAATTATAGATGATTCTCTAGTGACTATGGATGGGAGAGGGTTCTCTAAGCTTGAAAACAATGGAGCACTACAAAAACAGAACAGGTAGGTTTTaccatataaaaattatttaactttttttgtgtgtgtgtatttttttagggccacacccacagcatgtggaggttcccaggctaggggattgaattggagctgcagccaccagcctacaccgcagccacagcaacacaggatctgagccacgtctgtgacctacgccacagctcatggcaaccccggagccttaactcactgagcgaggccagggatggaacctgtgtcctcctggatactagtcaggttcatttccactgagccacgacaggaactcctgaacttttttggggggccaaaTCCtgggcatgtggcagttcctagtctagggatggaacctgagccacagcagtgacaacaccagacccttaacctgctgaactccCAAAGTTtataagaagttcccattgtggctcagtggttaacaaacctgactagtatccataaggacacaggtttgaaccctgggcttgctcggtgggttaaggatctggcattgccatgagctgtgctgtaggtcgtagacacagctcagatcccacatggctgtggctgtggtgcaggccggtggctacaactccaattcaaccccttgcctgggaacctccatatgccatgggtgcagccccccaaaaacaaacaaacaaacaaacaaaaagtttttaaaacattagatGTGCAAAAAGTGACCCATattaaaaggcaaacaacaaatcatttaaagagaaaaaaaagtattcacaTTTGCCTCAGAGGAAACGCTAGTATCTTTACCGTAACTCAGTTGAATGAAAGAGCAGATGAATAGGCAaaggatatattaaaaatttctcaGAAGAGGAAACATTGCTGGCtaagaatcatttttttaagtcaaccacattaaaaatcaacaacaggagttcccgtcgtggcgcagtggttaacgaatctgactaggaaccatgaggttgcgggttcgaaccctggccttgctcagtgggccgatgacgatccagtgttgccgtgagctgtggtataggtcccagacatggctcggatcctgcgttgctgtggctgtgatgtaggccggcggctacagctctgattagacccctagcctgggaacctccatatactgtgggaatcggccctagaaaagacaaaaaaaaaaaaaaaaaaaaaaaaaaatcaacacacaaattaaaatgagataccatttttcacctttcaattttaaaaatttccttttttgaaaatacCCCATGCTGGCTGAGAGGTAATTAAAATAAGTATTCTGTAGTGCTTGTAGGAGTGTAGCTAGAAATatcaccgaaaaaaaaaaaacagaacagctgTATGTATCAAGAGCCTTAAAAACATTTGTATTTGGtgaagttcccatcctggctcagcggaaacaaatctgactagcatctgtgaggatgcatgttccatccctggcctcgcccagtgggttaaggatccagcattgccatgagctgtggtgtaggtcacagacgcggctcagatcccatgttgctgtggctgtggtgtaggccagcggctacagctctaattcgacccctagcctgggaatctccatatgccatgggtgcagccctagaaaaatccaaaaaaaaaaaaaaatcgtatttgGTCATCTAAGGTCTCCAAATTTCTACCaagaaaatgatctgaaaaaagAGATTTATGCACAATAAATGAACGGATGTTCACCAAAGCATCGTTTACCATAGGAAACGGGTTCCACTAAATACCAGCGCCCACGAAAGAGTTGGGAAGTATATGGTGTTTATGAAAAGGGACACACGGGGAGGAAACGACGTCTGTTCGTGAAATAGGCTGGGTGTAGAGTTGATAGTTACAGATTGATCCTGACTGTGTAAACGGGACAGAGAAAacaactggaagaaaatacacTGGCATGCTGACAAAAGTTAGCCCTGTGGGATGTGacggttgattttttttttcttctttccacttttatGTATTTCCCAAATTTCCTGTAGTGAACTCGTCTTTctattataatcagaaaaatgcacattaggagttcccactgcggcccaaagggattggcagtgtctctgcagcaccaggacgcaggttcgatccccagccaggcccagtggtttaagggatccagtgttgccgcggctgtggtgtaggtcacaactgcggctcggatctgatccctggcccagaaattccatatgctgtgggggcaccaaaaaagaacaaagaaaaatgcacTTTATTAACAAATCTGTAAGCAGAGCCTAGGAATATGTGGTTCTctgatattttatctttcttccgcctctaaaagaaagcattttcccaGCGTAGTGGAAGAAACTTACATCATAGAACAAAGCGTACGTAATTAATTGTGCCACCTGCTTCTGCTTCCCCTAGTCCTCAGAGAACATTCCGCCAGGCTACGAAGTGGTGTCTCTCCTGGAGGCCCTCAATGGGCCCCTCGCCCCGTCCCCAGCGGGGCCCCCGCTCCACGTGCTTGGAGACGGCCACCTCTCAGGAATGCTGCCTTCCTACGGCAGTGACGGCCACCTGCCTCCCGTGCGGACGCTGTCCCCCCTCGACCGCCTGTCCAACTGCGGCAGCCAGGGACTCAAGCTCAAAAAGTCTCTCTCCAAGTGAGTGGCCGCCGGGCCAGCGCTCAGCCCGGGGTCTTTGATGGGACACGCCCCGTCCGCCTgtcccctcctgtcccctcctcgGTGCTGGCCCAGTCCCGGGTCCCAGGGCGGCGTGGATGCTCCGGGCTGTTCTCGGAACTGCTCATTTTACTGAGGACCTGGGGGGCAGTCACCCCAGCCCCTCGGAGGGAAGATGGGAAGGGATGGGGGTACTTGGGAGGGTCCAGCCCGAGGAGCCCCTCGGTGTTCTGactcgggggggggggagtgcGGGGGGAGGATGATGTCAGTGGGGTCACCCGGGCCCCCGCGGAGGTCACTGAGTCTGAAGAAAGCTTGTGACCTATATTTCTTCAGCGTTTTAATCCAGCGGGGCACACGTCATAGCGAGTTTCCACGACCGGGGAAAGGAGGCTGGTTTacagatgaaaatatttaaatactgcGAATGTcagtggttttggttttgggttgtTCCCGAATTCAGGCCCAAGTGTTTGAAGGAGCTAAAGGGAGAACCCAGCGTTCCTGACGCCCAGAAGGGGTCTCGGCCCCTCTGGCGCCCTTTCGCCTGTCCCTGCTCCTTCTGAAGATCCGGGTCCCTTTCAGTTCCCCTCCGGTCCCCTTCGCGCCGGGACGTCCGCTCCCGGCAGTGCAGGCAAGCGCCGTCCTTTA includes these proteins:
- the RNF157 gene encoding RING finger protein 157 isoform X4; its protein translation is MGALTSRQHAGVEEVDIPSNSVYRYPPKSGSYFASHFIMGGEKFDSTHPEGYLFGENSDLNFLGNRPVAFPYAAPPPQEPVKTLRSLINIRKDTLRLVKCAEEVKAPGDEAGRARVHYNVEFTFDTDARVAITIYYQATEEFQSGIASYIPKDSSLQSETVHYKRGVCQQFCLPSHTVDPSEWAEEELGFDLDREVYPLVVHAVVDEGDEYFGHCHVLLGTFEKHTDGTFCVKPLKQKQVVDGVSYLLQEIYGIENKYNTQESKVAEDEVSDNSAECVVCLSDVRDTLILPCRHLCLCNTCADTLRYQANNCPICRLPFRALLQIRAMRKKLGPLSPTSFNPIISSQTSDSEEHSSSENIPPGYEVVSLLEALNGPLAPSPAGPPLHVLGDGHLSGMLPSYGSDGHLPPVRTLSPLDRLSNCGSQGLKLKKSLSKSISQNSSVLHEEEDERSCSESETQLSQRLSAPHLGEECDGTPESENLTMSSSGAVDQSSCTGTPLSSTISSPEDPASSSLAQSVMSMVSSQSQHSQVSTDTVSSMSGSYIAPGTEEEGEALPSPQAASRAPSEEEEVTPAASPDYNFVGLAAEEQDAEGNDLLEEEDGSPTQEDGQRTCAFLGTECDNNNDFDVASVKALDNKRCSEACLPGAWQADDNVVSRRNTPRRRLSSGSLEDPESRPCVWGPLAV